A portion of the Phormidium ambiguum IAM M-71 genome contains these proteins:
- a CDS encoding glycosyltransferase, producing the protein MPTPIIFLTGLVLPPSETFIKMQGESLKQFTPYYFGSRYVKGLSLPSDRTFVINQGNTLGKIKEAAFKLTGFAPELDRKIKQINPPLIHAHFGVNGVLATPVAKRLGLPLITTFYGLDSTLNKSNFQKTSLTQQAYFRGLSALKSEAKLFIAVSGFIKQKLIEQGFPPDKIVAHYIGVDTQALQLKPEITREPVVLFIGRLVEKKGCEYLIRAMAQVQSADPNIELIMIGDGPLRSSLEALASGLLKKYQFLGTQTPDACKDWISRAKVLVVPSVTAATGDSEGLPTVMLEAQAMGLPVVASIHAGIPEAVIHGETGFLAPERDSEQLAQFISKLLADRELWQRFSINGQERIRQHFDLHNQCRGLENLYQTVISSSS; encoded by the coding sequence ATGCCTACACCAATAATTTTTTTAACAGGGTTAGTATTACCCCCGTCTGAGACATTTATTAAAATGCAGGGGGAATCACTCAAGCAGTTTACGCCTTACTATTTCGGGTCTCGTTATGTTAAAGGATTGTCGTTACCTAGCGATCGCACCTTTGTAATTAACCAAGGAAATACTCTAGGAAAAATCAAGGAAGCTGCATTCAAGCTCACCGGATTTGCCCCAGAACTCGATCGAAAAATCAAACAAATAAATCCGCCCTTAATTCATGCTCATTTTGGGGTTAACGGTGTACTGGCAACACCAGTTGCCAAGCGACTGGGATTACCACTAATCACCACTTTTTACGGATTAGATTCAACCTTGAATAAATCTAATTTTCAAAAGACATCCTTAACCCAACAAGCTTATTTTCGTGGTCTATCTGCTTTGAAAAGTGAAGCAAAACTCTTTATTGCAGTTTCAGGGTTTATCAAACAGAAACTTATAGAACAGGGTTTTCCACCAGATAAAATTGTTGCTCATTACATTGGAGTTGATACCCAAGCTCTACAACTAAAACCAGAAATTACTCGTGAGCCAGTGGTTCTATTTATCGGACGTTTAGTAGAGAAGAAAGGGTGTGAATACTTAATTCGGGCAATGGCTCAAGTGCAGTCAGCAGACCCTAATATAGAACTGATTATGATTGGTGATGGCCCATTAAGAAGTTCTCTAGAAGCTTTAGCTTCTGGATTATTAAAGAAATATCAATTTTTAGGAACTCAAACTCCTGATGCTTGTAAAGATTGGATTAGTCGCGCCAAAGTACTCGTCGTTCCCAGCGTTACCGCAGCAACTGGTGATTCTGAGGGTTTGCCTACGGTGATGTTGGAAGCACAAGCAATGGGTTTGCCAGTGGTAGCATCAATCCATGCCGGAATTCCCGAAGCAGTGATTCATGGTGAAACTGGCTTTTTAGCCCCTGAACGCGATTCGGAACAGCTGGCTCAATTTATTTCCAAACTACTAGCCGATCGGGAACTGTGGCAACGTTTTAGTATTAATGGGCAAGAGCGTATTAGGCAACATTTTGACTTGCACAATCAATGTCGAGGTTTAGAAAACCTTTATCAAACTGTAATTTCATCGTCTTCATAA
- the pgmB gene encoding beta-phosphoglucomutase, with amino-acid sequence MDRARPTQSLIYTDWTLTENQFDPEQLHSRETVFTIGNGYLGTRGSLEEGYPRSSPSTLIHGVYDEVPIVYTELANCPDWLPFLVIIDGDRFRLDQGEILSYQRQLDLRRGTLYRRVRWRSPSNKTVDFSWERFASLADQNVVALRFEITPINSEVTVEIQASINGYPENQGYNHWELLNQGKIDRGTWLHTRTRASRIELAIAFKLLISGIDAALQITNAPGYPTVSSTFLATPGTNVIVEKLITIFTSRETETPVESAQNRLTQLSNYTTLLNENEDAWREVWHQSDIVIEGDTRAQLAVRYNLFQLLISAPRHDDKVSIPAKTLSGFGYRGHVFWDTEIFILPFFTFTQPKIARNLLTYRYYTLNGARRKAAHYGYKGAMYAWESADTGDEVTPRWALPNQPYGEEIRIWCRDREIHISADVAYAVWYYWKATNDDEWMRDYGAEIILDTAIFWMSRVEWNTKQERYEIREVIGADEYHEHVSNNVFTNRMAQWHLEKALIVYDWLNNNFPDRFTELKNKLKLTAERRSRWQDIATNLWILYDESSALIEQFEGFFDLEDINLEDYEPRTKSIQAILGIEAGNKRQVLKQPDVLMLLYLMRQSKEIPYNQETLRQNWDYYAPRTDITYGSSLGPAIHAILASDLGKNEEAYERFMQAALVDLEDVRGNANDGIHGASAGGIWQAVVLGFGGVQFAENGPVAQPQLPPGWNRLKFKIHWQDNWHEFDLVSPKSSSVTMNQSPNIQGVIFDLDGVLTDTAEFHYRAWQRLADEEGLPFNREANEELRGISRRESLLLIAGDQPFSEDKLQEMMERKNSYYVESIENISPADLLPGALNLLDELQQAGIKIAIGSASKNARPVVEKLGIANRIDAIADGYSVQAPKPAPDLFLHAATLIRISPQNCLVVEDAAAGVEAALAAGMYAVGLGPNERVKDAHVVLPNLAGVSWVDLQTKLNIATSA; translated from the coding sequence ATGGATAGAGCCAGACCAACTCAATCATTAATTTACACAGACTGGACTTTAACTGAAAACCAATTTGACCCGGAACAGTTACATTCCAGAGAAACGGTTTTCACTATTGGCAACGGTTATTTAGGTACGAGAGGTAGTTTAGAAGAAGGTTATCCTCGTTCTTCACCATCAACATTAATTCATGGTGTTTATGATGAGGTACCGATCGTCTATACTGAGCTTGCGAATTGTCCAGATTGGTTGCCATTTCTAGTCATTATAGATGGCGATCGTTTTCGTCTTGACCAAGGGGAAATACTCAGTTATCAACGACAATTAGATCTGCGTCGTGGTACTTTATATCGGCGAGTGCGTTGGCGCAGTCCTAGCAACAAAACAGTTGACTTTTCTTGGGAACGTTTTGCTAGTTTAGCAGATCAAAATGTCGTAGCTTTACGCTTTGAAATTACCCCGATCAATTCCGAAGTAACAGTAGAAATTCAAGCTAGTATTAATGGCTATCCAGAAAATCAAGGCTACAATCACTGGGAATTACTAAATCAAGGAAAGATCGATCGAGGAACTTGGTTACACACTCGGACTAGAGCTTCCCGAATTGAATTAGCAATAGCATTTAAATTATTAATTTCGGGAATAGATGCGGCATTACAAATCACTAACGCTCCCGGATATCCCACAGTTAGTTCAACTTTTCTTGCCACTCCCGGTACTAATGTCATAGTAGAAAAACTAATTACCATTTTTACTTCCAGGGAAACAGAAACACCTGTAGAATCGGCCCAAAATAGACTAACTCAACTATCCAATTACACAACATTATTAAATGAAAATGAAGACGCTTGGCGAGAAGTTTGGCATCAAAGTGATATTGTAATTGAAGGCGATACTAGAGCGCAATTAGCTGTACGTTACAATCTATTTCAATTACTAATTAGTGCGCCTCGCCATGATGATAAAGTAAGTATTCCAGCCAAAACTCTTTCCGGTTTTGGCTATCGGGGTCATGTTTTTTGGGACACAGAAATATTTATTTTGCCTTTCTTTACTTTTACTCAACCAAAGATTGCGCGTAACTTATTAACTTATCGTTATTACACTTTAAATGGAGCCAGACGTAAAGCCGCACATTATGGATATAAAGGCGCAATGTATGCTTGGGAAAGTGCTGATACAGGAGATGAAGTAACACCACGTTGGGCACTTCCTAATCAACCTTACGGTGAAGAAATTAGAATTTGGTGCCGCGATCGAGAAATTCACATTAGTGCTGATGTTGCTTACGCAGTATGGTATTACTGGAAAGCCACAAATGATGATGAATGGATGCGCGATTATGGAGCCGAAATTATTCTTGATACCGCCATTTTTTGGATGAGTCGAGTTGAGTGGAATACCAAACAAGAGCGTTATGAAATTAGAGAAGTAATCGGCGCTGATGAATATCACGAGCACGTCAGCAACAATGTTTTTACTAATCGCATGGCACAATGGCATTTAGAAAAAGCATTGATAGTTTATGATTGGCTGAATAACAATTTTCCCGATCGATTTACCGAATTAAAGAATAAACTAAAATTAACTGCGGAAAGACGATCGCGCTGGCAAGATATTGCAACTAATCTCTGGATTCTTTATGACGAATCTAGCGCATTAATTGAACAGTTTGAAGGCTTTTTTGACTTAGAAGATATTAATTTAGAAGATTACGAACCGCGAACTAAATCAATTCAAGCAATTCTGGGTATTGAAGCGGGAAACAAGCGACAAGTTCTCAAACAACCAGATGTTTTAATGCTGCTTTATTTAATGCGCCAATCAAAAGAAATTCCCTACAATCAAGAGACATTACGGCAAAACTGGGATTACTACGCACCCCGCACAGATATCACTTACGGTTCATCTTTAGGGCCAGCAATTCACGCCATTTTAGCTTCTGATTTAGGGAAAAATGAAGAAGCTTATGAGCGCTTTATGCAAGCAGCTTTAGTAGATTTAGAAGATGTTCGAGGTAATGCTAATGATGGCATTCACGGCGCTAGTGCTGGTGGCATTTGGCAAGCTGTAGTTTTAGGTTTTGGAGGTGTTCAATTTGCAGAAAATGGCCCGGTCGCCCAACCGCAATTACCCCCTGGTTGGAACCGCTTAAAATTTAAGATCCATTGGCAAGATAATTGGCACGAATTCGATCTAGTTTCTCCAAAAAGTTCCTCAGTTACTATGAATCAATCCCCTAATATTCAAGGTGTAATTTTCGATTTAGATGGAGTTCTCACGGATACCGCAGAATTTCATTATCGAGCTTGGCAAAGATTAGCAGATGAAGAAGGATTACCTTTTAATCGAGAAGCAAATGAAGAATTGAGAGGTATATCTCGACGAGAATCCCTGTTATTAATCGCGGGAGATCAACCGTTTTCGGAAGATAAATTACAGGAAATGATGGAACGGAAAAACAGTTATTATGTAGAGTCAATTGAAAATATTTCCCCGGCTGATTTGTTACCTGGCGCTTTAAATTTATTAGATGAATTGCAGCAAGCGGGGATTAAAATAGCTATTGGTTCCGCTAGTAAAAATGCCCGTCCAGTTGTGGAAAAATTAGGAATTGCTAATCGCATAGATGCGATCGCAGATGGCTACAGTGTCCAAGCTCCTAAACCTGCACCCGACTTATTTCTACACGCTGCCACACTGATAAGAATTTCCCCCCAAAATTGCTTAGTTGTTGAAGATGCCGCCGCAGGTGTTGAAGCAGCTTTGGCTGCTGGAATGTACGCAGTAGGACTAGGCCCTAATGAAAGAGTCAAAGATGCTCATGTCGTACTTCCTAACTTAGCCGGAGTGAGTTGGGTAGACTTGCAAACTAAACTTAATATTGCAACTTCTGCGTAA
- a CDS encoding phytanoyl-CoA dioxygenase family protein — protein MMVEQDLKTEFDKNGFVILRGFFSEQEARNVLETIKSSKHPNNKDRLTKGAMTFYSNIFRYSQEIQSFAAQQKIVDVLKGLIGPDIWMRHDQAVAKGPGADTFPWHQDNGYNKLKDGHFQFWIALTEMNQDNGGLWLQPGSHKQILPHKKVGNEQVYDGIPENPVAIEAKPGDVIIFSSFCLHSTTPNITQKDRWAYVLEYMSFDYYDPFLEPPYFIIARDGKSCPGFVESYRGSNNLVNRLKYNLRMDGQIKRWLRKIIKKPSGVSS, from the coding sequence ATGATGGTTGAACAAGATTTAAAAACAGAATTTGACAAAAATGGTTTTGTGATTCTGAGGGGCTTTTTTTCAGAGCAAGAAGCACGGAATGTATTAGAAACCATTAAGTCTTCCAAACATCCTAATAATAAGGATCGCCTGACTAAAGGGGCGATGACTTTTTACAGTAATATTTTTCGGTACAGTCAAGAGATACAATCTTTTGCTGCTCAACAAAAGATTGTCGATGTACTCAAAGGGCTGATCGGGCCAGATATTTGGATGCGCCACGACCAAGCGGTTGCTAAAGGGCCCGGTGCAGATACCTTCCCCTGGCACCAAGATAACGGATATAACAAATTAAAAGACGGTCATTTTCAATTTTGGATTGCTCTGACTGAGATGAATCAAGATAATGGTGGTCTTTGGTTACAACCTGGAAGCCATAAGCAGATTTTGCCGCATAAGAAAGTGGGCAACGAACAGGTTTATGATGGCATTCCAGAGAACCCTGTAGCGATCGAAGCCAAGCCCGGAGATGTAATTATCTTTTCATCTTTCTGTTTGCACAGTACTACCCCAAATATTACCCAAAAAGATCGTTGGGCTTATGTTTTAGAATATATGTCCTTCGACTACTACGATCCCTTTCTCGAGCCGCCTTACTTCATAATTGCTAGAGATGGAAAATCTTGTCCAGGGTTTGTCGAATCTTATCGCGGCTCAAATAACTTAGTAAATCGCCTGAAATACAATTTAAGAATGGATGGACAAATTAAACGGTGGCTTCGCAAAATCATCAAAAAACCATCTGGTGTCAGTTCCTAA
- a CDS encoding sucrose synthase yields the protein MYEMIQAVLNSDQKTDLQHLLNVLSTSGKNYFLRNEILHIFVDYCQQSEKPAYFYHSSSLGQLINYTHEIILEDDNIWFLVRPRIASQEVWRITADLSSWEQEDQKVLLDVRDRLVNRYQPRILELDFAPFYENSPTISDPRNIGQGLAVLHRHLHSQLTTNPSYWIEVLWEILQRHQYDRIPLLINDQIRSGTELLEQVKQALKLIENKPADEPYEKFHLELQELGFEPGWGNTASRVRETFALLQRLIDTPDPAILEAFVSRIPAVFRVVLISIHGWVGQEEVLGRPETAGQVVYVLNQARSLENRLAEEIKQAGLECLGIKPQVIILTRLIPNCEGTKCNLRLEKINGTENAWILRVPFREFNPKVTQNWIRKFEIWPYLETFALDAEQELLKEMGGKPNLVIGNYSDGNLVAFLLASRLNITQCNIAHSLEKPKYLFSNLYWQDLEEEYHFSAQFTADLISMNAADFIVTSSFQEIVGTPDTIGQYESYNCFTMPHLYHVVNGANLFTPKFNVVVPGVDENFFFPYNELEHRSNELTQKLQELLFTREDSQILGHLENLDKRPIFALAPINSIKNLAGLAECFGMSKELQEKCNLILVTSKLHSHEATNPEEAREIERLHEIIHHYQLHGCIRWLGIRLPNAELGEAYRAIADAQGIFVHFARFEAFGMTILEAMISGLPTFATQFGGALEIIQDGESGFLINPTDLPGTAEKIVNFIDRCTENPLYWQEVSEKAIQRVRHEFNWHLHTTKLLSIAKISQFWNYISRNSKGTLLRYLDALFHLIYKPRAEIILEQHQKR from the coding sequence ATGTATGAAATGATTCAAGCTGTCTTAAACAGCGACCAAAAAACTGACTTACAACATTTACTGAATGTTTTAAGTACTTCCGGGAAAAATTATTTTCTGAGAAACGAGATTTTACACATTTTTGTCGATTATTGCCAGCAATCAGAAAAACCAGCTTATTTTTACCATTCTTCTTCGTTAGGGCAGTTAATTAACTACACTCATGAAATAATTTTAGAAGATGATAATATTTGGTTTTTAGTTAGACCGAGAATTGCTAGCCAAGAAGTTTGGCGAATCACAGCTGATTTAAGCAGCTGGGAACAAGAAGATCAAAAAGTTTTATTAGATGTGCGCGATCGCTTAGTCAACCGTTATCAACCACGCATTTTAGAACTTGACTTTGCTCCCTTTTACGAAAATTCTCCCACAATTAGCGATCCCAGAAATATTGGTCAAGGATTAGCAGTTTTGCATCGACATTTGCATAGTCAGCTAACAACTAATCCTAGCTATTGGATAGAAGTTTTATGGGAAATTCTCCAAAGACATCAGTACGATCGCATTCCTTTATTAATCAACGACCAAATTCGATCGGGAACCGAATTATTAGAACAAGTCAAACAAGCTTTAAAGCTAATTGAAAACAAACCCGCAGACGAACCGTATGAAAAATTTCATTTAGAATTACAAGAACTTGGATTTGAACCAGGTTGGGGAAATACGGCATCGCGGGTACGGGAAACTTTTGCCCTGTTACAAAGATTAATTGACACTCCAGATCCAGCTATTTTAGAAGCATTTGTTAGCAGAATTCCTGCGGTTTTTCGTGTAGTATTAATTTCGATTCATGGTTGGGTAGGACAAGAAGAAGTCTTAGGCAGGCCAGAAACCGCAGGTCAAGTTGTTTATGTCCTCAACCAAGCCAGAAGTTTAGAAAATAGATTAGCAGAAGAGATTAAACAAGCAGGTTTGGAATGTTTAGGAATTAAACCACAAGTTATTATTTTGACTAGGTTAATTCCTAATTGTGAAGGAACTAAGTGTAACCTCCGTCTGGAAAAAATTAACGGCACTGAAAATGCTTGGATATTGCGCGTTCCTTTCCGAGAATTTAACCCCAAGGTGACACAAAATTGGATTAGAAAATTTGAAATTTGGCCTTATTTAGAAACTTTTGCTTTGGATGCCGAACAAGAGTTACTTAAAGAAATGGGAGGAAAACCCAATTTAGTTATTGGGAATTATAGTGATGGTAATTTAGTTGCTTTTTTGTTAGCTAGTCGGCTCAATATTACCCAATGCAATATTGCCCATTCTCTAGAAAAACCTAAATATTTGTTTAGTAACTTGTATTGGCAAGATTTAGAAGAAGAGTACCATTTTTCAGCACAATTTACGGCTGATTTAATTAGTATGAATGCTGCTGATTTCATTGTTACGTCTTCTTTCCAAGAAATTGTAGGAACCCCAGATACGATCGGACAGTACGAGTCTTACAATTGCTTTACGATGCCCCATTTATATCATGTGGTAAATGGAGCTAATTTGTTTACTCCGAAGTTTAATGTAGTAGTCCCTGGTGTAGATGAAAATTTCTTTTTCCCCTACAATGAATTAGAACATCGCTCAAACGAACTAACCCAAAAGCTTCAAGAATTACTCTTTACTCGTGAAGATTCGCAAATTTTGGGACATTTAGAAAATCTCGATAAACGACCGATTTTTGCTTTGGCACCGATTAATTCTATTAAGAATTTAGCGGGGTTAGCCGAGTGTTTTGGGATGAGTAAAGAATTGCAAGAAAAGTGTAACTTAATCTTAGTTACCAGTAAACTACACAGCCATGAAGCTACCAACCCAGAAGAAGCCAGGGAAATTGAAAGATTACACGAAATTATTCATCATTATCAGCTTCATGGTTGTATTCGTTGGCTAGGAATACGTTTACCAAATGCGGAGTTGGGGGAAGCTTATAGAGCGATCGCAGATGCTCAAGGTATCTTTGTCCATTTCGCTCGATTTGAAGCTTTTGGAATGACAATTTTAGAAGCGATGATTTCAGGATTACCAACTTTTGCCACCCAGTTTGGCGGTGCATTAGAAATTATTCAAGATGGTGAAAGTGGATTTTTAATTAATCCTACAGATTTACCTGGAACAGCAGAAAAAATTGTTAATTTTATCGATCGCTGTACGGAAAATCCCCTGTACTGGCAGGAAGTGTCTGAAAAAGCTATTCAAAGGGTGCGTCATGAATTTAACTGGCATTTGCATACTACTAAACTTTTGTCGATCGCCAAAATTTCCCAATTTTGGAACTACATTTCCCGTAATAGTAAAGGGACTCTACTGCGCTATTTAGATGCGCTATTTCACCTGATTTACAAACCCAGAGCAGAAATTATCCTGGAACAGCATCAGAAAAGGTGA